The following proteins come from a genomic window of Gossypium raimondii isolate GPD5lz chromosome 5, ASM2569854v1, whole genome shotgun sequence:
- the LOC105770104 gene encoding D-glycerate 3-kinase, chloroplastic encodes MAAFTTHTPCQATPLHPNIKILTQNANTKTVHKATSSLHHYSSISSLFSQTKSTLFSNSGSGSSWLRHNPLHDDASSGSGSRQGPIYSVFRTKPAEVASVEDLFEFICSGPLVDKMGLTQEKVAESIDKWLFYGSKLCRLFQLDELYLTTPQKARFYHYYIPVFVWCEDQISQHASKFKDGEEIPPLVIGFSAPQGCGKTTLVFALDYLFRITGRNSATLSIDDFYLTAGGQAELREQNPGNTLLELRGNAGSHDLPFSVETLTALSKLTKEGMKMKLPRYDKSAYSGRGDRADSSTWPEVEGPLTVVLYEGWMLGFKPLANEVVKAVDPQLEIVNKNLEAYYDAWDKFIKAWIVIKIQDPSCVYQWRLQAEIAMRQAGKPGMSDEEVKDFVSRYLPAYKAYLPTLYSEGPNGSHPNHLLLIEIDEARNPIFGI; translated from the exons atggCGGCTTTCACTACGCATACGCCATGCCAAGCCACCCCCTTGCAtcctaatattaaaattttaactcaaaatgCGAATACGAAAACAGTTCATAAAGCTACGTCTTCTTTGCATCATTATTCTTCtatttcttctctcttttcacaAACCAAATCAACTCTTTTCTCTAATTCAG GCAGTGGCAGCTCATGGTTGCGACATAATCCCTTGCATGATGATGCGAGCAGTGGTAGTGGATCGAGGCAGGGTCCAATATATTCAGTTTTTCGCACGAAACCTGCTGAAGTTGCCTCCGTCGAGGACCTCTTCGAGTTCATATGCTCTGGTCCTCTTGTCGACAAAATGGGACTGACCCAAGAAAAGGTGGCAGAGTCTATTGACAAGTGGTTGTTTTATGGCTCGAAGCTTTGTCGATTGTTTCAGCTGGATGAACTTTACCTTACTACTCCTCAGAAAGCAAGGTTTTATCACTACTACATACCAGTCTTTGTGTGGTGTGAAGACCAGATATCACAGCATGCGTCCAAATTTAAAGACGGAGAAGAGATACCTCCGTTAGTG ATTGGTTTCAGTGCACCACAGGGTTGTGGGAAGACCACACTTGTATTTGCTCTTGATTATCTTTTCAGGATCACTGGCAG GAACTCTGCAACATTATCTATAGATGATTTCTATTTGACAGCAGGAGGTCAG GCCGAATTGAGAGAACAGAACCCAGGAAATACTCTTTTAGAG TTGCGAGGAAATGCTGGGAGCCATGATCTTCCATTCTCCGTTGAAACACTGACAGCTCTGAGCAAGTTGACTAAAGAAG GCATGAAGATGAAGCTTCCTCGATATGATAAA TCTGCATATAGTGGGAGAGGTGACAGAGCTGATTCTTCGACATGGCCAGAAGTTGAGGGACCACTAACG GTTGTTCTGTATGAAGGCTGGATGCTTGGCTTCAAACCCCTTGCGAATGAAGTTGTTAAAGCTGTTGATCCACAG CTGGAAATAGTGAACAAAAACCTAGAAGCATATTATGATGCATGGGACAAGTTCATTAAGGCTTGGATTGTGATCAAAATTCAGGACCCAAGTTGTGTGTACCAGTGGCGTCTGCAG GCTGAGATAGCCATGAGGCAGGCAGGAAAACCTGGAATGTCAGATGAGGAG GTGAAAGATTTTGTTTCACGTTACCTACCTGCTTATAAAGCTTACCTTCCAACCCTGTATTCTGAAGGACCAAATGGATCACATCCAAACCATCTCCTACTCATTGAAATCGATGAAGCCAGAAATCCCATCTTTGGGATCTAA